The genome window tcaccatgtcgtcgtcccccccccctctctctgcaggCCCTGAAGGCCACGGGGCTCCGCACCGGAGACCCCCGGCTGAAGGAGTGCATGGAGATGCTGAAGGTGACCCTGAGGACGACCTCTGACGGGACGCTGGATCGACACCTCTTCAAAAAGTAGAGTTTTAATGAAACCTGAAACCCGAAACGCCCCCGGCTGGAATCGGCTATTCTTAGAGCCTGCGCGGGGATTAGGATTAGAGCGTAATCCTCTCTGCTACCGCCTCACCGCCTGATCACATGACGCGTGTGTCACGCCCGGCCCCCGAGGCTCCGCCCAGCCTAAAcgtcccgtctcccgtctcccgtctcagGTGCGTCCAGAGCAACATCGTCCTGCTCACGCAGGCCTTCAGGAAGAAGTTCGTCGTCCCGGACTTCAAGTCGTTCTGCGGCCACATCGACGGTCTCTATGACAACGGCAGGAACATGTCCGGAGGACAGGTGAGGTGGGAGCGCCGGGCGCCGGGTAGCCCGGCGTGACCCCGGCGGTGGTTGTGTGTGGCGTTTGCAGGTCGCCGACTACATCCCCCAGCTGGCCCGGTTCAGCCCGGACCTGTGGGGCGTGGCCCTGTGCACCGTGGACGGGCAGAGGTACGGCTCTCTCGCGGCCCCGCCCGCGACCGGGTGGCCGTTTAGCCAGTGACGCTGTCGCCCTCAGGCACACCGCCGGCGACACCAAGGTGCCGTTCTGCCTGCAGTCGTGCGTGAAGCCGCTGAAGTACGCCGTCGCCGTCCACGACCACGGGACGGAGTACGTGCACCGCTTCATCGGCAAGGAGCCCAGCGGCCTGCGCTTCAACAAGCTCTTCCTGAACGAGGACGGtgcggtgacatcatcgcccGGGCCGGCGTGACGTCACGGGTTCCCGCGCTGACGGACGCGTCTCTGTTTCCCCTCCCTGCAGATAAGCCTCACAACCCCATGGTCAACGCCGGCGCCATCGTCTGCACCTCCCTCATAAAGGTCCGTTCCCGGATTACGAACGCGGGTTAGGGTTACGGAGGAGGATGTGAGCGTTCCGTCGCACTTCCTGCCCCGATTTAAGCTGACCAATGGCGACGCCTCCTTCCCGGAGGGGGAGGGCGGCGACGGTTTCTCAGAGGTGGGAGGATCGCGTTAATCCCGGAGGTCGCCGGGATGCTCCGTATTAATGCCCGTCGAATCCTTCcgactcacttcctgtgtgacgTCGTCCGAGTCCGGTTTAATGCCAGCGATCATGTGAcgcggcgatgacatcatcgcgcGGGACACGCCCTTTGGTTTAAtaccttctgtttgtgtttcagcaAGGAGCGAGCAACGCTGAGAAGTTTGActacgtgagtgtgtgtgtgtgtgtctgtgtgtgtgtgtgtgtgtgtgtgtgtgtgtgtgtgtgtctgtgtgtgtgtgtgtgtgtgtgctgattaaagtttgtttgttgtttttaatgtttccagGTCGTGAACTTCATGAACAAACTGGCAGGAAGCGAGTACGTGGGCTTCAGCAACGCTACGTGAGTGTAGCTACACGcgtgacacacacgcacacacacgcacacacacacacactgatcggGTGCTCGTTCTCGTGTCCGGCTCCAGGTTCCAGTCGGAGCGCGAGTCCGGAGACCGTAACTTCGCCATCGGATACtacctgaaggagaagaaggtgtCGGCTCTCGTTTTCGTTTGCGTCTCCCTGTTTGACGTGACGAAGGCCACGCCCCTCAGTAAACGTGTCTCTGTCCTTCAGTGTTTCCCGGAGGGGACGGACATGACCTCCATCCTGGACTTCTACTTCCAGGTaaagtgtgggcgtggctccgcCACAGCGGGATGCCGTGACCCGGTGTCGATGCGGCTCAACGTCTCGCCCTTCTCCTTCCCCGCCAGCTGTGCTCCATCGAGGTGACCTGCGAGAGCGCCAGCGTCATGGCGGCGACTCTGGCTAACGGCGGCTTTTGTCCAATCACAGGCGAGCGCGTGCTGAGCCCCGAGGCGGTGCGGAACACGCTGAGCCTGATGCACTCGTGCGGCATGTACGACTTCTCCGGACAGTTCGCCTTTCACGTCGGTATCTCCGCCGAGCGCCGCGCTGCTCCTCGGCCGAGCGCCTCGTCCTCACGTCTCCACGCCGTCCTCCATCTTGCAGGTCGGCCTGCCGGCCAAGTCGGGCGTCGCCGGCGGGATCCTGCTGGTGGTCCCAAACGTGATGGGCATCATGTGCTGGTCTCCGCCGCTGGACAAGCTGGGCAACAGCGTCAGAGGCATCCAGTTCTGCACCGTAAGCTGGGGCCTCCGGAGTACTCGGTCCAGAGCAGTCAGAGTAGAAGTACTCGGTCCAGAGCAGTCAGAGTAGAAGTACTCGGTCCAGAGCGGTCGGAGTAGAAGTACTCGGTCCAGAGCGGTCGGAGTAGAAGTACTCGGTCCAGAGCAGTCGGAGTAGAAGTACTCGGTCCAGAGCAGTCAGAGTAGAAGTACTCGGTCCAGAGCAGTCAGAGTAGAAGTACTCGGTCCAGAGCAGTCAGAGTAGAAGTACTCGGTCCAGAGCAGTCAGAGTAGAAGAACTCGGGCCAGAGCAGTCAGAGTAGAAGTACTCGGTCCAGAGCAGTCAGAGTAGAAGTACTCGGTCCAGAGCAGTCAGAGTAGAAGTACTCGGTCCAGAGCAGTCAGAGTAGAAGTACTCGGTCCAGAGCAGTCAGAGTAGAAGTACTCGGTCCAGAGCAGTCAGAGTAGAAGTACTCGGTCTAGAGCAATCGGAGTAAAAGTACTCACATgaatctcctctccttccaggaTCTCGTTTCTCTCTGTAACTTCCACAACTACGACAACCTGAGACACTTTGCCAAGAAGCTGGACCCTCGCAGGGAGGGGGAGATCAGAGGGTGAGTCCcggcggcctcctcctcctcctcctcctctcgagGAAGGCTATTTTTAGTCTCAAGCCTGGTTCGATCAGACGGAGGATATTTTTAGGCCGTCGACGTCACTTCCTTTCCTCTGTTTAATGCACGACGCCCTCTGGTGGGGATCAGAGTCCGTCACGGCGTCCAACGCGTCCGCGTTTGTTTTCCAGGTGAAGTCCGTCATCAACCTGCTGTTTGCTGCGTATACCGGAGACGTGTCGGCGCTGAGGAggtgaggacacgcccccagaCCAGTCTGCTCCTGCGTGCTGTCCTGCTTTACCTCCTGCTTTACCTCCCGCTTTACCTCCTGCTTTACCTCCTGCTTTACCTCCTGCTTTACCTCCTGCTTTACCTCCCGCTTTACCTCCTGCTTTACCTCCCGCTTTACCTCCCGCTTTACCTCCTGCTTTACCTCCTCCATGCTCCTTTCCGCTCCAGGTTTGCGTTGTCCTCCATGGACATGGAGCAGAGGGACTACGACTCCAGGACGGCTCTGCACGTGGCGGCGGCTGAAGGTAGAACCTCCAAGCGTGTGGAGTCATTTAgatcagggtgtgtgtgtgtgtagctcacgtgtgtgtgtgtgcgtgtttcaggACACGCCGAGGTGGTCCGCTTCCTGCTCGAGGCCTGTAAAGTCAACCTGGTCCCCAGAGACAGGTGAGACGAAACCAGTCCCCCCAGcaggtggacccccccccccagcgctcaCCGTACGGTCCTGCTGTCCCTCCGCTGCAGGTGGGGGAACACGCCGATGGACGAGGCGGTCCACTTCGGCCATCACGACGTGGTGACCATCCTCCGGGATTACCACGCCCAGTGCAGCCCCCAGGGCCCCGCCCCCGACCAGCAGAGCGCCGAGAAGAACCTGGATGGCATGCTGTGACCAGGAACAGGACAGCAGGCGCCCCTCCACAATAAAAGCTCCTCGTTTTCCTCCTCATGGttatagatgatgatgatgatgatgatggcttgTCGCTCCTGTCTCGAGTCGGTTTGAAGCCTCGTTGATGAAACATCCATCTGGATCTGGGGAACCGGtgccatgggggggggcagagacacTCCAGGTCTCCTTTCCAACCGTCTCTCCGGCGTCTCCTCTCAAATGGAAGGAGGTGCTGATCATTAAAGTCGCCTGCTTTAGTGACGGGCTGGAAggagaacctgcagcgtctccgCCCTCCACGGCACGGGTTCCCCTGATCGAGATTCATTCAGCAGCTGCTTCATGTACTTTATTGTGAAAAGCTGAAAACAGGAAGGCGTTAAAACCTGCCTCACTTCATCATCGTCAACAGGTGGGATGTATGGTCCCCAAACcctaatgtgtgtgtatttaaagcgtacattagtgtgtgtgtgtatttaaagcgtacattggtgtgtgtgtgtgtgagctgtgaATATGAGCTTTAGTTTTGATGGATTTGTTGATTTTTCCATGTTAAACACATTTCCGGATTTAAACTggaaaaaatctgaatttataTGTAAAGTTTTTAGCTCGAGCTCAAACAGCTTGTCAAcattgagttgtattatttatttattgaaaccTGACACTCCCGGTAAAGGCGTCATCAGAATGTGtagctctgattggttgtttctGAAGCGATGCACACTGGGACTTGCAGTCCTTTTGGTGCTGGAATCAACCCAGCTGGCAAAATGTTGTAGTTTTTATCTTTCTTGGGGAAAATCAAGGTTTTCATGCTGAAACTCTAAATAGATAAAAACAGCTTCATGCGCAGGATCGTTCTTAAAAAGTaaaatctgtgtttgtttgttgtttgtttgttgttactGAGCCGTCACACGTTATTCCTCAGGATGAgattttttattctctttgaaGTTATTTAAAGTCACATTAAAACGTATCTAGGAAGGAAGCTGTCGGCCTCTGATCTCTGACTGTCCCGTGTTTGCTGTCGTCCTTTTCttcgtgtttctgctgctccgGCTCTGGtccggggggagggggaggggggggggggcacagacgcTTCTCTTATTTATTCACATATGAATAAAAGTTATTGatcaatctgtctgtctgtttcattGTAGGATTTAATTTGAAATATCGATAAATGATCAATAACTCCGTTTTGCTTTATTGAGTCTCAAAGATACTCCAGCATtgccccgcccacagcaccGTCTGATTGGTGACACGCAGAGGGTTAACAGCCAATCGGCGTGCGGAGCTGTGCACGCGCGGCGTTCAGACTCCGGGGAGCACCTGAGTGTTCGGAAGGTCAACCTACTCGACCTTCGGGgagttctccacttcaccctgtccttcggaAGGTAAATGAAGATCAGCTCCAAATATGGATTAGCGGTCTCTTTGACTATTGGTCCTGATTAAACCGTATTGATCCATCTCTATCCAACAGATGATGGTGTTGATAAAGAGATCAGGTTACTGTTTGGCATGTATCAGCATATTTAATTACGCACAGACAAGTTATTGATTTCCTGATTGCTATTCAGTTTTAAGTTTTTAAAGCAGGACTCGCCACCGCTGAGGAAACGCAGGCTCTGAACTCCTCAGTTTTCAGCTTGGAATTCTGATCCCATCTGGGGAAAGCGGAAGAAGACAGGACAGATTAGAGCGGCTCAAAAACATGCGGCGCATTTAATGTCGGGAGCAAAACGAGCTCTAATCTCAGGTTAACGGCGTGTTAGCGGACAGAAAGCTAACGGGCTAAAGCTGCGTCTACCTGAACGTCGAGATCCCCAAATCCCCAAATCAGATTGTCGCTCTGATGGGAGAGAcggaagagagacagaagagagacagaagacaTTAAAGGACGGAACCCGAGTGGACGGAACCCGAGCGGACGGCGTGACCGCGGCGCTCACCACGGCGGTGATGTCTCGGGGGCTGACGTACTGCGCCAGCGCCTTGTAGTCGTCCGGGGACATGGGCAGCATGTTGTCGTGCATTCTGGACGGATGTCTGCGGCGAAGGACGTCCCACGTGAACGCCGGCCTCTAACGGCAACAGTAATGGACGCCGGCCATGCTTACACTTCAGAGACGGATATGAGCTCCGTCTTCATGTAGCCCGTCTTCTCTTGGTTGTCCACGTCCATCGGCTCCGCGTCTGAAAGTCCCGACGGGATTGTAAAGCGATCGGGTGTACNNNNNNNNNNNNNNNNNNNNNNNNNNNNNNNNNNNNNNNNNNNNNNNNNNNNNNNNNNNNNNNNNNNNNNNNNNNNNNNNNNNNNNNNNNNNNNNNNNNNCACCTGGAGAGGAGCTTGTTCAGGAGCTCCAGAGAGCGGCTCTTCAGGTACGCCTTCTTCTGGGTGATCGGGTCGCTGTCGTAGGAGAacttctgctccagctcctgcagcttctccacgTGCTGCCGGACCTGCCGGAGCCCGTCGGCCAGCGCCGTgaacctgcgggggggggggggggggggggggggggtgaagaggaggtgaggaggaggaggcgaaggCGAAGGGGACGCCTCAC of Brachionichthys hirsutus isolate HB-005 chromosome 24, CSIRO-AGI_Bhir_v1, whole genome shotgun sequence contains these proteins:
- the LOC137912116 gene encoding signal transducer and activator of transcription 1-like — protein: MDVDNQEKTGYMKTELISVSEVHPSRMHDNMLPMSPDDYKALAQYVSPRDITAVSDNLIWGFGDLDVQMGSEFQAEN